The following proteins are co-located in the Sporosarcina pasteurii genome:
- a CDS encoding alanine--glyoxylate aminotransferase family protein, producing MRNKDMLLIPGPTPVIDSIYDAMAQETRSHTDGRFTKVYKKAIEMTREMFQTDGEVFVVSGSGTLAMEMALVNTVAAGEKLLVISQGYFGDRFIKLGEAFGIDVEVLQSEWGKQVTPAEVEAKLATDTFKAVTITHADTSTGVVADLEALVPIIKKHGALIILDGVVATAAIEEDMSKTYGHPDYKIDVILTGSQKAIGVPPGLAIVAFNKTALAAREQIERVPAYYADIYNWIPIMHDPSKYFATPPVNLIYAYHEGMRLVLDEGMEKRYKRHTAYGKAVRAGLAAYGMQALAEESVAASTLSCILYPDGVDDVNFRATMAEKGVILAGALAHLGGKAFRIGHMGNTTAEMLEKAVDLIGETLNEMGHQVDRANARAQFRAQLEIKV from the coding sequence ATGCGAAATAAAGATATGTTGCTTATCCCTGGACCGACGCCAGTGATTGATTCGATTTATGATGCGATGGCACAGGAAACAAGAAGTCATACAGATGGAAGATTTACGAAAGTTTATAAAAAAGCCATTGAGATGACCCGTGAAATGTTCCAAACAGACGGGGAAGTCTTCGTTGTTTCAGGTTCTGGAACATTAGCGATGGAGATGGCACTTGTGAATACAGTTGCTGCTGGAGAAAAGTTATTAGTCATTAGCCAAGGCTATTTCGGCGACCGTTTTATTAAACTAGGCGAAGCTTTTGGCATTGATGTAGAAGTTCTCCAATCCGAGTGGGGTAAGCAAGTAACTCCGGCTGAAGTTGAAGCTAAACTTGCAACGGATACATTTAAAGCAGTTACGATAACACATGCAGATACTTCAACAGGCGTTGTTGCTGATTTAGAAGCACTTGTACCGATTATTAAAAAGCATGGTGCACTTATTATTTTGGACGGTGTTGTGGCAACTGCGGCAATTGAAGAAGATATGAGTAAAACATACGGCCATCCAGACTATAAGATTGATGTGATTTTAACAGGCTCGCAAAAGGCAATTGGTGTCCCACCAGGACTCGCAATTGTTGCTTTCAATAAAACGGCTTTAGCCGCGCGTGAACAAATTGAACGTGTACCTGCTTATTACGCGGATATTTATAACTGGATCCCGATTATGCATGACCCGAGCAAATACTTTGCAACCCCACCTGTAAACTTGATTTATGCGTATCATGAAGGGATGCGTCTTGTTTTAGATGAAGGTATGGAAAAGCGTTATAAGCGCCACACGGCTTACGGTAAGGCGGTGCGAGCTGGATTAGCTGCTTATGGGATGCAAGCGTTAGCAGAAGAATCTGTTGCCGCTTCCACGCTAAGCTGTATTTTATACCCAGATGGTGTAGACGACGTAAATTTCCGCGCTACAATGGCTGAAAAAGGCGTAATTTTAGCGGGGGCACTTGCTCATCTAGGCGGGAAGGCATTCCGCATCGGTCATATGGGCAATACCACTGCTGAAATGCTTGAAAAAGCAGTTGACTTAATCGGTGAAACATTGAACGAAATGGGTCATCAGGTTGATCGAGCAAATGCACGCGCGCAATTTAGGGCTCAATTAGAAATCAAAGTATAA
- the sufB gene encoding Fe-S cluster assembly protein SufB gives MAKKMPEIGEYKYGFHDEDVSVFRSERGLTREIVEEISSMKEEPQWMLDYRLKSLELFYEMPMPQWGGDLSALNFDEITYYVKASDATERSWDEVPEEIKRTFDKLGIPEAEQKYLAGVSAQYESEVVYHNMKADLEEQGIIFKDTDSALQENEEIFKKYWGTVIPNTDNKFAALNSAVWSGGSFIYVPPGVKVESPLQAYFRINSENMGQFERTMIIVDEGASVHYVEGCTAPIFTTNSLHSAVVEIIVKENGYCRYTTIQNWANNVYNLVTKRAVVDAHGTMEWIDGNIGSKVTMKYPAVLLRGEGARGMTLSIALSGKGQTQDAGAKMMHLAPNTSSTIVSKSISHGGGVGTYRGIVHFGRRADGASSNIECDALLMDDISISDTIPYNEILNDNISLQHEASVSKVSEDQLFYLMSRGVPELEAIEMIVLGFIEPFTKELPMEYAVEMNRLIKFEMEGSIG, from the coding sequence ATGGCTAAAAAAATGCCTGAAATCGGCGAATATAAATACGGTTTCCATGATGAAGATGTTTCTGTGTTTCGTTCCGAGCGTGGATTAACGCGTGAAATCGTCGAAGAAATTTCATCTATGAAAGAAGAGCCACAATGGATGCTCGACTACCGTTTGAAGTCATTAGAGCTATTTTACGAAATGCCTATGCCGCAGTGGGGTGGAGATTTAAGTGCGCTTAACTTCGATGAAATCACCTATTACGTAAAAGCTTCTGATGCAACTGAACGTTCATGGGATGAGGTTCCAGAAGAAATTAAACGTACATTTGATAAACTAGGAATTCCTGAAGCAGAACAGAAGTATTTAGCAGGGGTTTCTGCACAGTATGAATCTGAAGTTGTTTACCACAACATGAAAGCAGATTTAGAAGAACAAGGGATAATCTTTAAAGATACAGACTCTGCTCTTCAAGAAAACGAAGAAATCTTTAAAAAATATTGGGGTACGGTTATCCCGAACACTGACAATAAATTTGCTGCATTGAACTCAGCAGTTTGGTCAGGTGGTTCATTCATTTACGTACCACCAGGTGTGAAAGTAGAATCCCCATTACAAGCGTATTTCCGTATTAACTCGGAAAACATGGGACAATTCGAACGTACAATGATCATCGTTGACGAAGGCGCAAGCGTTCACTACGTTGAAGGATGTACAGCACCAATTTTCACAACGAACTCACTTCACAGTGCCGTAGTAGAAATTATCGTTAAAGAAAACGGTTATTGCCGTTACACGACAATCCAAAACTGGGCGAACAACGTTTACAACCTCGTTACAAAACGTGCAGTTGTGGATGCGCACGGTACGATGGAATGGATTGACGGAAATATCGGTTCTAAAGTGACAATGAAATACCCAGCAGTTCTTCTTCGCGGAGAAGGCGCACGTGGTATGACATTATCGATTGCACTTTCAGGTAAAGGCCAAACACAAGATGCGGGTGCGAAAATGATGCACTTAGCACCGAACACATCATCGACAATCGTTTCTAAATCGATTTCTCACGGCGGTGGAGTCGGGACATATCGTGGAATTGTACACTTCGGACGTAGAGCAGACGGTGCTAGTTCAAACATCGAATGTGATGCGTTGCTAATGGATGACATTTCCATTTCCGACACAATTCCATACAACGAAATCCTAAACGACAACATTTCACTTCAGCACGAAGCAAGCGTTTCTAAAGTATCTGAAGACCAGCTCTTCTATTTAATGAGTCGTGGTGTTCCAGAGCTAGAAGCAATCGAAATGATCGTTCTCGGATTCATTGAACCATTCACAAAAGAACTACCGATGGAATATGCGGTAGAGATGAACCGTCTTATCAAGTTTGAGATGGAAGGTTCTATCGGTTAA
- the sufU gene encoding Fe-S cluster assembly sulfur transfer protein SufU: MSSRNLDQLYRSVIMDHYKSPRNKGVLDESSVTVDMNNPTCGDVIHLTMQVEEGTVKDAKFEGEGCSISMASASMMTQMLKGKTEAEALQLADTISEMMLGNEYDTSIDLGDIEALSGVAKFPARIKCATLAWKAMEKGIGEEESEE; the protein is encoded by the coding sequence ATGTCGTCTAGAAATCTTGACCAACTGTATCGTTCGGTTATCATGGACCATTACAAGTCGCCAAGAAACAAAGGCGTTCTTGATGAGAGCAGTGTCACAGTTGATATGAACAACCCAACTTGTGGTGACGTAATCCATTTAACGATGCAAGTTGAAGAGGGAACAGTAAAAGATGCGAAGTTTGAAGGTGAAGGTTGCTCAATTTCCATGGCATCGGCGTCAATGATGACGCAAATGCTAAAAGGGAAAACAGAGGCAGAAGCGTTACAACTCGCAGATACAATTTCAGAAATGATGCTTGGCAATGAATACGACACTTCTATCGATTTAGGGGACATTGAAGCACTATCAGGCGTTGCAAAGTTCCCAGCCCGTATTAAATGCGCAACGCTTGCATGGAAGGCGATGGAAAAAGGAATCGGGGAAGAAGAGTCTGAGGAATAA
- a CDS encoding cysteine desulfurase, whose translation MLNKDIRNHFPILNQEINGHPLVYLDSAATSQKPQKVIDAIKHYYEYENSNVHRGVHTLGNRATEAYEGAREKVRRFVNAKSTEEIIFTRGTTTALNLVAQSYGQANVQEGDEIVITHMEHHSNIIPWQQLARAKGATLNYIDLESDGTISLDKVREVITDRTKIVAIMHVSNVLGTINPIQEITEIAHAHGAVMVVDGAQAAPHIKVDVEALDCDFYAFSGHKMGAPTGIGVLYGKKRLLENMEPVEFGGEMIDFVGLQESTWKELPWKFEGGTPIIAGAVGLGAAIDYLEEIGLDNIERHEHELAAYALERFKDVEGLTIYGPMNADERAGVITFNLEGVHPHDLATVLDMNGIAVRAGHHCAQPLMKWLDVSSTARASFYVYNTKEDVDRLVDGLRTAKEYFSDVV comes from the coding sequence ATGCTTAACAAAGACATACGCAATCATTTCCCAATATTAAATCAAGAGATAAACGGGCATCCGCTCGTTTATCTCGATAGTGCGGCAACATCGCAAAAACCACAAAAAGTGATTGATGCGATTAAGCACTATTATGAGTACGAAAATTCGAACGTTCATCGCGGTGTGCATACGCTTGGTAACCGTGCAACAGAAGCTTATGAAGGCGCACGTGAAAAGGTCCGTCGGTTCGTTAATGCGAAGTCTACGGAGGAAATTATTTTCACGCGTGGTACGACAACGGCTTTAAACTTAGTTGCACAAAGTTACGGTCAAGCGAATGTACAAGAAGGCGATGAAATCGTTATTACACATATGGAGCATCACTCGAATATTATTCCGTGGCAGCAACTTGCGAGAGCAAAAGGGGCTACATTGAATTATATTGATTTAGAATCGGACGGGACGATTTCGTTAGATAAAGTTCGTGAAGTCATTACGGATCGGACTAAAATAGTCGCAATTATGCATGTTTCTAACGTACTTGGTACGATTAACCCGATTCAAGAAATTACAGAAATTGCACATGCACACGGTGCAGTGATGGTTGTTGATGGCGCACAAGCAGCGCCGCATATTAAAGTAGACGTGGAAGCACTAGACTGTGACTTCTATGCATTTTCCGGACATAAAATGGGTGCACCAACTGGTATTGGTGTTCTTTACGGAAAAAAACGTTTACTTGAAAACATGGAGCCGGTAGAATTTGGCGGCGAAATGATTGATTTTGTCGGACTGCAAGAATCGACTTGGAAAGAATTGCCTTGGAAATTTGAAGGTGGGACGCCGATTATTGCAGGTGCAGTAGGACTTGGTGCTGCAATTGATTATCTCGAGGAAATTGGTCTCGACAATATCGAACGTCATGAACACGAACTTGCCGCATATGCGCTCGAACGTTTTAAAGACGTTGAAGGATTGACCATTTACGGACCAATGAATGCCGACGAGCGTGCCGGCGTCATTACATTTAACCTAGAAGGTGTTCATCCGCATGACTTGGCAACTGTATTGGACATGAATGGAATTGCTGTGAGAGCAGGTCATCATTGTGCTCAACCGCTCATGAAGTGGTTAGATGTTTCATCGACAGCAAGAGCAAGTTTCTATGTTTACAATACAAAAGAAGATGTTGATCGTCTCGTAGATGGACTCCGGACTGCAAAGGAGTATTTCAGCGATGTCGTCTAG
- the sufD gene encoding Fe-S cluster assembly protein SufD, whose product MTVETKMALTEQDVRSFSEKMNEAAWMTDFRADAFAKLEQLPMPKPDKTRIDRWNFTDFPIHAVEGTVVSSLNELPEEVRALFSEDKEQNVYVQHNNTPAFTSISEDLKAKGVIITDIFTATREYEELLKKYYMTDGVKVDEHKLTALNAACMNGGLFVYVPKNVIVEDPIQAVFFHDNEQASLFNHVIVVAEANSSLTYIENYMSTVTEAKGQANIVAEVFTGDNAQVTFGAVDVLPTGFTTFVSRRGVTGRDSQLNWALGLMNDSDTIAENITHLIGDGSHSDLKTVVVGRGKQRQNFTTEIISYGKNTNGMILKHAVVKDESTVIFNGIGKIEKGGIGSNAEQESRMLILSERARADANPILLIREDEVTAGHAATVGRVDPLQMFYLMSRGISKQEAERLIIHGFLAPVVSELASDGVKKLLTEVIERKVR is encoded by the coding sequence ATGACGGTTGAAACAAAAATGGCATTGACCGAACAGGATGTCCGTTCCTTTTCAGAAAAGATGAATGAAGCAGCGTGGATGACAGATTTCCGTGCAGATGCATTTGCGAAATTGGAACAACTCCCTATGCCTAAACCAGATAAAACAAGGATTGATCGTTGGAACTTTACAGACTTTCCTATCCATGCGGTAGAAGGAACTGTAGTTTCCTCATTAAATGAATTACCTGAAGAAGTGCGCGCACTCTTTAGTGAAGATAAAGAACAGAATGTTTACGTTCAACATAATAATACACCAGCTTTTACTTCAATTTCAGAAGATTTGAAAGCAAAAGGTGTTATTATCACGGATATTTTCACAGCAACTCGCGAATATGAAGAGTTGTTGAAAAAATATTATATGACAGACGGTGTAAAGGTAGATGAACATAAGCTGACGGCTTTAAATGCTGCATGCATGAACGGTGGATTATTCGTCTATGTACCGAAAAATGTCATTGTAGAAGACCCAATTCAAGCAGTATTTTTCCATGACAATGAACAAGCGTCTTTATTCAACCACGTCATCGTTGTTGCAGAGGCAAACAGTTCGTTAACATATATCGAAAACTATATGTCTACAGTAACAGAAGCAAAAGGACAAGCGAATATTGTGGCTGAAGTATTTACAGGCGACAATGCGCAAGTTACATTTGGTGCTGTTGATGTGTTGCCAACAGGGTTTACAACATTTGTCAGCCGCCGCGGAGTGACTGGAAGAGATAGCCAGTTAAACTGGGCACTTGGCCTAATGAACGACAGTGACACAATTGCTGAGAACATTACTCACCTAATTGGTGACGGTTCTCATAGTGATTTGAAAACAGTAGTTGTAGGTCGCGGAAAACAACGTCAAAACTTTACAACTGAAATTATTAGTTACGGTAAAAATACAAACGGTATGATTTTAAAGCACGCTGTTGTAAAAGACGAGTCAACAGTAATCTTTAATGGTATCGGTAAAATTGAAAAAGGCGGCATCGGTTCCAATGCTGAGCAAGAGTCACGTATGCTAATTCTAAGTGAGCGTGCACGTGCAGATGCCAACCCAATACTCCTCATTAGAGAAGATGAAGTAACAGCAGGTCATGCGGCAACAGTTGGACGTGTAGATCCACTTCAAATGTTCTACTTAATGAGCCGTGGAATTTCAAAGCAAGAAGCAGAACGCCTCATCATTCACGGATTCCTTGCACCAGTCGTATCTGAATTAGCATCAGATGGTGTGAAGAAGCTGTTGACGGAGGTTATTGAAAGGAAAGTGCGCTAA
- the sufC gene encoding Fe-S cluster assembly ATPase SufC, protein MATLEIKGLHVEIEGKEILKGVDLTINTNEIHAIMGPNGTGKSTLAQAIMGHPRYEITSGSVTLDGEDVLEMEVDERANAGLFLAMQYPSEVAGVTNADFLRSAINAKREEGDEIPLMSFIRELDAKMDTLEMHEDMATRYLNEGFSGGEKKRNEILQLMMLKPKFAILDEIDSGLDIDALRIVSKGVNEMRGENFGCLIITHYQRLLDYITPDHVHVMMQGKVVKSGGPELAQKLEAEGYDWLQQELGIEAETAEQEA, encoded by the coding sequence ATGGCAACTTTAGAAATAAAAGGCCTTCACGTTGAAATCGAAGGCAAGGAAATTTTGAAAGGCGTCGATTTGACGATTAATACAAATGAGATCCATGCAATTATGGGTCCAAACGGTACAGGAAAGTCAACTCTCGCGCAAGCGATTATGGGTCACCCTAGATACGAAATTACTTCAGGTTCAGTTACATTGGATGGTGAAGATGTACTGGAAATGGAAGTAGACGAGCGTGCGAATGCTGGTTTATTCCTAGCAATGCAATATCCAAGTGAAGTAGCTGGTGTCACAAACGCAGACTTCTTACGTTCAGCAATTAACGCAAAACGTGAAGAAGGCGACGAAATTCCGCTGATGAGCTTCATTCGAGAATTAGATGCGAAAATGGATACACTTGAAATGCATGAAGATATGGCAACACGTTACTTAAACGAAGGATTCTCAGGTGGAGAGAAGAAGCGTAACGAAATTCTTCAGTTAATGATGTTAAAGCCTAAGTTTGCAATTCTTGATGAAATCGACTCAGGTTTAGACATTGATGCACTACGCATCGTTTCTAAAGGTGTTAACGAAATGCGCGGAGAAAACTTTGGTTGCTTAATCATTACACACTACCAACGCCTACTTGACTACATTACACCAGACCATGTACACGTAATGATGCAAGGTAAAGTTGTGAAATCAGGTGGTCCAGAATTAGCACAAAAACTTGAAGCTGAAGGATACGACTGGTTACAACAAGAACTTGGTATTGAAGCAGAAACTGCAGAGCAAGAAGCATAA
- a CDS encoding dicarboxylate/amino acid:cation symporter has protein sequence MKFRIGLIGRIIIAIALAVGLGLLLPAIHEGFANWVVRLFATFNMLFGGFLNFVVPLIIIGFIAPGIAQLGKGSGKLLGIATVFAYASTIFAGIMAFVVATAILPNFIGSATDTSVAEAAREAGTAFFDLEMPPVMGIMTALLIAFLFGIGMASIGSKTMLPVFEEFQLIIEKVISFVIIPLLPVHIFGIFLNMTYTGEVGKVLSVFALVFVMIIILHLLMLTIQYTVAGAMSKRNPLFLMKTMAPAYFTALGTQSSAATIPVTLRQARKTGASEKVTDFTIPLFATIHLSGSTITLVSCSIGVLLMNGLPVSFAEYLPFILMLGVTMIAAPGVPGGAVMAAVGLLSSMLGFSEAMVALMIALYMAQDSFGTATNVTGDGAIAIMVDKFTKK, from the coding sequence TTGAAATTTAGAATTGGTTTGATCGGAAGAATTATTATCGCGATTGCACTTGCTGTCGGTCTAGGATTATTGCTTCCGGCTATTCACGAAGGTTTTGCTAATTGGGTTGTCAGACTCTTCGCAACATTTAATATGTTGTTTGGCGGTTTTTTAAATTTTGTTGTCCCATTAATTATCATTGGGTTTATTGCACCGGGTATTGCGCAACTTGGGAAAGGGTCCGGGAAATTACTCGGAATTGCAACAGTATTTGCTTACGCATCAACAATATTCGCTGGAATAATGGCTTTTGTTGTAGCGACTGCTATCCTTCCTAATTTTATCGGGAGTGCAACTGACACGAGTGTTGCTGAGGCTGCGAGAGAGGCTGGGACTGCATTTTTTGACCTGGAAATGCCACCGGTTATGGGCATTATGACTGCGCTTCTTATTGCATTTTTATTTGGAATTGGAATGGCTTCGATTGGCAGTAAAACGATGTTACCAGTTTTCGAAGAGTTTCAATTAATAATAGAAAAAGTGATATCATTTGTCATTATTCCATTACTACCTGTCCATATTTTCGGGATATTTTTGAATATGACCTATACAGGCGAAGTTGGAAAAGTACTATCTGTCTTCGCATTAGTTTTTGTTATGATTATTATACTTCATCTATTAATGTTAACAATTCAATACACAGTTGCTGGTGCAATGTCAAAGCGAAATCCATTGTTTTTAATGAAAACGATGGCGCCTGCTTACTTTACAGCACTCGGTACGCAGTCATCAGCTGCGACAATACCAGTTACTTTAAGACAAGCACGTAAAACGGGTGCATCGGAAAAAGTCACGGATTTTACAATCCCACTATTTGCTACGATTCATCTTTCAGGAAGTACAATTACCCTCGTTTCTTGTTCGATTGGTGTATTATTGATGAACGGTCTTCCAGTTAGTTTTGCTGAGTATTTACCATTTATTCTAATGCTTGGGGTTACAATGATTGCAGCGCCTGGCGTACCAGGTGGGGCTGTAATGGCCGCAGTTGGCTTATTAAGTTCTATGCTTGGATTTAGTGAAGCGATGGTTGCGTTAATGATCGCACTCTATATGGCACAAGATAGTTTCGGAACGGCAACAAACGTTACAGGTGACGGAGCAATCGCAATTATGGTAGATAAATTCACAAAGAAATAG
- a CDS encoding MetQ/NlpA family ABC transporter substrate-binding protein, with the protein MKKFLSAILLAALVLTLVACGTKDDKTTGSGDKETELVVGASNTPHAIILEQAQPLLKEKGINLVIEEYTEYVLPNKDLDSGDLDANYFQHIPFLESNIADHGYDFVNAGGIHIEPIGVYSKKYDSLEALPEGATILISNSVADHGRVLAMLEAQGLIKLKEGIDKTKAEVKDIVENPKNIQFDANYEAALLPQLYNNDEGDAVLINSNFAIDAGLNPLEDSIAIEESDSPYVNIIAVRAGDEDKEEIKALVEVLKSDEIQDFILEEWEGIVVPVK; encoded by the coding sequence ATGAAAAAGTTTTTATCTGCGATTTTATTGGCGGCACTTGTGCTAACATTGGTTGCTTGCGGTACGAAAGACGATAAAACTACTGGTAGCGGCGATAAAGAAACAGAATTGGTTGTTGGTGCTTCAAACACACCTCACGCAATTATTCTGGAGCAGGCACAACCGTTATTGAAAGAAAAAGGCATTAATCTTGTGATTGAGGAATATACTGAATATGTGTTACCTAACAAAGATTTAGATTCCGGTGATTTAGATGCAAACTATTTCCAACACATCCCTTTCTTAGAATCTAATATTGCTGATCATGGTTACGATTTTGTCAATGCTGGCGGAATTCATATTGAGCCAATTGGTGTTTATTCGAAGAAGTATGACTCACTTGAAGCGTTGCCTGAAGGTGCAACAATTTTAATTAGTAACTCTGTTGCAGATCATGGTCGTGTACTTGCGATGCTTGAAGCACAAGGTCTGATTAAGCTTAAAGAAGGCATTGATAAAACGAAAGCAGAAGTTAAAGATATTGTCGAAAATCCGAAAAACATTCAATTCGATGCGAACTATGAAGCTGCATTGTTACCGCAACTTTATAACAATGACGAAGGGGATGCTGTTCTGATTAACTCAAACTTCGCGATTGATGCAGGATTAAACCCACTTGAAGATTCTATTGCGATTGAAGAATCCGACTCGCCGTACGTGAATATCATTGCAGTACGTGCTGGTGATGAAGACAAAGAAGAAATTAAAGCATTAGTTGAAGTATTAAAATCAGATGAAATTCAAGACTTTATTCTTGAGGAATGGGAAGGCATTGTTGTCCCTGTAAAATAA
- a CDS encoding methionine ABC transporter permease — MIESLLPNVDWDKMWEATIETLYMTVMSTLFTFIIGLALGILLFLSAPGQLWANKFIHTITGAVVNIFRSIPFIILIILLIPLTKLLVGTMRGPEAALPALIIGAAPFYGRMVLIALQEIDKGVIEAAKSMGAKTSTIIFKVLIPESIPALISGITVTAIALVGYTAMAGVIGAGGLGTLAFLDGFQRSREDVVWVATILILIVVFIIQFIGDLSVRKLDKR, encoded by the coding sequence ATGATTGAAAGCCTTCTACCAAATGTCGATTGGGATAAAATGTGGGAAGCAACTATAGAGACGCTTTACATGACCGTCATGTCAACGCTGTTTACATTTATTATCGGATTAGCGCTAGGCATCTTATTGTTTTTATCAGCCCCTGGACAATTATGGGCAAATAAATTCATTCATACGATTACCGGAGCCGTTGTAAATATATTCCGTTCCATTCCATTTATTATTTTAATTATATTACTAATTCCGCTTACAAAGTTACTTGTCGGGACAATGCGTGGACCTGAAGCAGCTTTACCGGCGTTGATTATTGGTGCGGCACCGTTTTATGGCCGTATGGTTTTAATTGCACTACAGGAAATTGACAAAGGTGTGATTGAAGCTGCAAAGTCAATGGGTGCAAAAACATCTACAATTATTTTCAAGGTGTTAATTCCTGAATCGATACCGGCCCTCATCTCAGGGATTACGGTTACAGCGATTGCGCTCGTGGGATATACGGCGATGGCTGGTGTTATTGGTGCAGGAGGGCTTGGTACATTGGCTTTCTTAGACGGTTTCCAACGTAGTCGAGAAGACGTCGTATGGGTCGCAACGATTCTAATATTAATTGTTGTATTTATTATCCAATTCATTGGAGATTTGTCTGTTAGAAAACTAGATAAAAGATAA
- a CDS encoding methionine ABC transporter ATP-binding protein, with translation MIHLQDVVKQYGTGPNQIAAVDGVTLSVREGEIFGIIGYSGAGKSTLIRLLNGLEMPTIGSVKVGGLEVSSIKGKQLRLARQKVSMIFQHFNLLWSRTVKDNIAFPLEISGVAKAERERKVAELIELVGLSGRENAYPSQLSGGQKQRVGIARALANDPEVLLCDEATSALDPETTDAILDLLTDINERLGLTIVLITHEMHVIRKICHRVAVMEAGKVVEIGDVLEVFQTPKEPITKRFVAQLTESADAKEAIEHLKEEFPTGKLVKLAFVGERTEQPILASLIRKFNIDVNIVQGNISHTQAGAYGTLILQLVGDDELIEKAIGYLHEQDVQTEVIGHD, from the coding sequence ATGATACATTTACAAGATGTTGTAAAACAATATGGGACAGGCCCAAATCAGATTGCGGCCGTAGATGGCGTCACGCTTTCGGTTAGGGAAGGCGAAATATTTGGCATCATCGGTTATAGTGGTGCAGGAAAAAGTACGTTAATCCGCCTATTAAATGGGCTTGAAATGCCAACTATTGGATCGGTTAAGGTTGGCGGATTAGAAGTTTCTTCAATTAAAGGTAAACAATTAAGATTGGCGCGTCAAAAAGTGAGTATGATTTTCCAACATTTCAACTTACTATGGTCAAGAACCGTGAAAGATAATATTGCTTTCCCACTTGAAATCTCAGGTGTTGCGAAAGCAGAACGTGAAAGGAAAGTAGCGGAATTGATCGAGTTAGTCGGTTTGAGCGGACGTGAAAATGCTTATCCGTCTCAATTATCGGGAGGTCAAAAACAACGAGTGGGCATCGCACGTGCACTTGCAAATGATCCGGAAGTATTGCTTTGCGATGAAGCAACATCAGCGCTAGATCCTGAAACGACTGACGCGATCCTCGACTTATTAACAGATATAAACGAACGTTTAGGTTTAACGATTGTCCTGATTACGCACGAAATGCATGTCATTCGTAAAATATGTCATCGTGTTGCCGTCATGGAAGCTGGAAAAGTCGTGGAAATTGGTGATGTGCTGGAAGTATTCCAAACACCGAAAGAGCCGATTACGAAACGATTCGTCGCACAATTAACAGAGTCTGCTGATGCAAAAGAGGCAATTGAGCATCTTAAAGAAGAGTTCCCGACAGGAAAGCTTGTCAAGCTTGCTTTTGTCGGCGAGCGCACAGAACAACCAATTCTTGCAAGTCTAATCCGTAAATTCAACATTGACGTCAATATTGTCCAAGGGAATATTTCCCATACACAAGCAGGGGCATATGGAACGCTCATTTTACAGCTTGTTGGTGACGATGAATTGATTGAAAAGGCAATTGGCTATCTTCATGAACAAGATGTACAGACGGAGGTGATTGGTCATGATTGA
- a CDS encoding thioredoxin family protein produces METWTREQWETVMHDSSKALFYLYTPICGTCMVASKMMEVIHAMRKSIPMGKADLNYIEDLAVDYQIESVPCLLIAEDGVIKEKIYAFQSVPHLLEKIG; encoded by the coding sequence ATGGAAACGTGGACACGTGAACAATGGGAAACTGTGATGCATGATTCAAGTAAAGCTTTGTTCTATTTATATACGCCTATTTGTGGGACGTGTATGGTTGCGTCTAAAATGATGGAAGTAATTCATGCGATGAGGAAAAGTATACCAATGGGAAAGGCAGACTTGAATTATATTGAAGACTTAGCAGTAGACTATCAAATAGAAAGTGTGCCTTGTTTACTCATCGCAGAAGATGGTGTCATAAAAGAGAAAATCTATGCTTTTCAATCTGTTCCACATTTACTTGAAAAGATTGGTTGA